In the genome of Pseudomonas sp. Teo4, the window TCTGGGGATATCGCTGAGGCCTCCGAAAAGACGCGCACGATCTCGACTCTCACGGAGACCAAAGTTCAACGTCAATTGTCTGCAATTGAGTTGATCGCCACAGCGGCCCAGGAGATGACCTCAACAGCCCAAGAGGTCTCTCGCAGTGCAGCAAAGGCCGCTGAAGCAGCCACCGAGGCTGACCGCTCTGTACAGTCCGGACAATCCGTCGTTCAGGCCAGCACCAAAACCACCCAGATGCTCCATGGCGACTTGATGCACGCCTCCGAGATGGTTCAAGCCCTCGCTTCTGACAGTGAAGACATCAACCAGATCCTGAACACCATCCGCTCCATCGCTGAGCAGACCAACCTCTTAGCCCTGAACGCTGCAATCGAGGCTGCTCGAGCCGGTGAGCAAGGGCGTGGCTTCGCCGTGGTCGCTGATGAAGTTCGAAATCTTGCGATGAAGACCCAGAGCTCGACCCTGGAAATCCACACAATGATCGAGAAGCTCAACGGAGGTATCCAGGAGGTTGTACAGGCCATGGATCGCAGTAGCAACCGCATGAGAGAAAGCGTTGAACACGCCGAAGGCACCACCAATGCGTTGAGCGCCATTACCGATGCCGTACTGCTGATTTCCGACATGAACATCCAAATCGCCAGTGCTGCAGAAGAACAAAGCATGGTTGCAGAAGACATCAGCAGGAACATCGAGAACATCAGTCTCGCTGCCGCTGAGGTGGCCAAGGAAGCGGAGCATACCGCTGCGGCAAGCGAGGCAATGACCCAGCTGAGTGCTCAGCAAAAAGAGCTGGTTCAGCAGTTCAAATACTAAGCGTGCAAAACAAAAACGGTGATTTTCAATGCAGGATCTAGGGAACTACGTTATCTACGTCATCATGTTTTTCGTTGGGGTTGGGGCCCTGGCGGCAATACGTGATGACAGACAGGGATTGGGGGCAGAGTTTGTAGCCGGCATTCACACCATAGGCCAACTGTTCATCCCTATCGCTGGAGTCATGGCTGCGGTGCCGTTTTTGACTGTGCTAATCGAAAAAACAGCAGGCCCTCTCTTCGGTGCAATGGGGGCTGATCCTGCCATGGCGGTAACGACCATGCTTTCTGTGGACATGGGCGGCTATCAGCTGACCCACGCCTTAGCGAATAGCAATGAATCCTGGATCATGGCTTCGATCAACGGCTTCATGCTCGGCCCGAATGTAGTGTTCACCATTCCAGTGGCGCTGGCGCTGCTGCCTAAGTCAGAACATAAGTACCTCGCGCTTGGAATGATGGCTGGCATCATCTCGATTCCGGTGGGCGTGCTTGCCGTTGTCTTCCTGATCGATGCCATGGGCACCCCTATTCGCGCGGAGATCTCCACAACCGCCGCATCGGATCTCCAGTTGCATTTCGACCTGGGCACGGTTGCAACCAACATCGCGCCACTGGTTATCGTTGTGCTGCTGCTCGCTGCGGGCCTGCGCTTTGCGCCGAATCTAATGATCAAGGGATTCATGGTTTTCGGACGCTGTGCCGATGCGGCCATGAAAATCGTACTGGCACTGTCGATCATCCAGCTATCGACGGGCGCATTCACGTCTCTGCTCGGCCAATGGGGCTTCGATCCGATCATTGCAGACGCCAAGGATCAGTTCCGAGCCTTGGAGATTTGCGGCTACATCGCCTTTATGCTGGCAGGCGCATTTCCCATGGTCTATTGCATACAGAAGTACCTCAGCAAACCGCTTGAGGTCGTGGGTTCGAAGCTTGGCCTCAGCGCCATCGGGAGCGCAGGCATCGTCGCAACTACTGCCAATCCGCTTGCCCTGCTCCGGCTGATTCCTGACATGAGCCCTCGCGACAAGGTCATGACCATTGCCTACACATGCTGCGGGGCTTGGGTTTTGGGTGACGCTTTGGCTTACATTGCGAACTTCCAGCCGACACTGATCGTCCCGCTCATGCTGGGCAAAATCTTCGGCGCGGTGGTCGGTCTAGGCCTGGCCACCTGGCTCTCTGTACCTCGTGCGATTGAGCTCGCTCAGGAAGATATGCCAGCCCGAGCAGAACCAGTGATGCTCGCCACAAGCTGATCACCGCATCAACTGGAAGGCTCCCTACAGGAGCCTTCTTCATTTTCCAGGGCCGAAAAATCCGGGCTCAGGTACTGCCTCAGCTTTGCCGAAATTGGCTAGGGGCCACCGTAAACCACTCTGATAATCGACTCGTAACTCGACGATTGAAACTAGGCACCAAATGCTTTGTTCGAGGTCGGGACGGGCCACAACTTTACTAATCAGAGGCTAATAAAATGAGTAAAACAGTTACCGTCATCGGTACCGGCCTGATGGGCTCCGCGTTCGCCAACACCCTGCTCAAAGCCGGCACCAAGGTGACCGTATGGGATGGCCGCCCAGCCACAGCTGCAGGTGTCGTAGCCAATGGCGCAACCCTGGCCTCCTCCTTCGCCGATGCTGTCAACGCCAGTGACGTCGTGCTGTCCATCATCAGCAGTGCTTCGGGTGGCGCCGCTCTGTTCCAGGAAAACGCCAGCAAGCTCGACCTGAGCAATCGCTATGTGATCAACCTGAGCACCGCAATGCCTGAAGATGGCGAGCTGTTCCGCTCGGTCGTAGAAGGCAACGGCGGCAACTTCATCAACGGTGCCATCACCTCTTACCCTGATCTCATCGGCGGCCCGTACACCATCGTCCAATACGCCGGTAATCCTGACGTATGGACACAGGTCGAGCAGACCATGAAGCCTGTTGCCCCGGAAGGCACCCTCTACACCGGCGAAGACCTGGCCGTCCCATGCACCGTCGACGCCGCCATGACTGGCAGCTTCTACGCAGTAGGCCTGGCCGGGTTCCTGGAGGCTGCAGCCTACGCCAAGACCCATGGTGTGAATGCCAGCCAGCTGGGTGATTTTGCCGACAAATGCATCGACCTGCTGCGTTACAAGGTCAAGAAAAGCATCAAGGAAATCGAGTCCAACGACTTCAGCACCATCCAGGCAACTGTCGACGTTTACCTCGATGCGGTTATTCAGTGGCGTGACGCTCTCCGTGCGTCCGGCCTGCGTGCAAGCCTGATTGCAGCGGTGGCTGATGACCTGACCGAGACCCAAAAGGCTGGCCACGGCGACCTGGGCTTCTGCGCCCAATACCTGACTGCCAAGAACCAATAATCAGCGTTGCTCAAGCCCCGGTACGTGCTGCATAGGCGTACCGGGGCTTTTTCGTTCGTATGCAGACCATTTGATCTTGCCACCAGACTTCAACAGTTACGTTGCCGATTTCGAAAAGTGCTACTAGCGCGGCCGAAGCGACCACATAATCGCCTCGCATCATCCTGATACTGCCCGATGTCCAAGCAACGTCGGATCTGCTCTTCAATCCGAATACAGCTCCTGCCCTGAGTGGGACATGCCTGCGGCAGGCGTTCTGAAGTGAATGTCACCGTCTACCCGGATCCGGTGAGAGGCCGGGAGGGACACTTCAACCCGGCTGCTATTTCAGAAGATGAGCCCGCCTGGAGGGCAATGTTCGAAAAGCTGGGCAAGCACGCGAACAACGTTGGGCCCGTTGGTAACGCACCATTGCCCGAGTCAGCAGCATGGTTGAGCTACATGTTCCATGCCGTGTCAGCTACTTATTCTGCAGCCGCATTTGAAAATGCTCGGTCTTCCATCCGGTGCACTGCTGTCGGCACTGACCGATATCCCCATGCTGCGCGTTACCGGTGCCGATGACATGCTCCCGCAAGAGGCTGATCGATGAAATACACGAACCGTTCTCCCAGGCCTCCCAGCTTGGGTATGGCTTCTCAGATGTTTCAGCCGTTAATGGACTCTCAGCATTGAGTTCTCGTGCCGAACTGGCCTTGCAAGTCCGGCATATTTGTTCAAAAGAGCCGATCTAAAGGCTGCTCACTCCCCAGACCAGCAAAAAAAGCCGCCCAGGAGGGCGGCGCAATGTTCGGCTGGTGAAACCGTAGACCAGTAAAAAGCGGGGCTAGATTAGGGCCAGCCCCCTGGATTACCTATCCAAAATGCGAAACCCGTATGGCGGGGAGATCAGAAGCTATATACCGCATACGCCTGGAATAGATGAGAGGTATCACGACTGCCGAATAGATCCTCTGCACCCTGCCCAGGCTTCGCGACACCAATCAGCCCGCCCACAATCCAATGAGCGTCCGGAGCCCAATCGACGTAGAGGTCAAGCTCCTTGGCGAAGTCCTTGCTGTTGACCCCGTCAGGCTTGTCTTTGAAATCGAACTTGTACAGCACGGCCCCCGCCGTCACAGTCTCAACCGGGTGGAGGGTGAGCTTGAACTGACTGGTGGTTTGGTTGTTATTGAACAACATGTACTCACCCACCACCTCGCCCTGAACCCACGTCCCCCACTCCCCTGAGGAGCCATAGAACAATGGGTCGTACCCGCGGGAAAACTCAGAGTACTTGTAGGCCACCTTCGGCTGCCAAGGGACTTGACTGAAGGTATAGCTAGCGCCGGCATACCAGCCGTGAGCCCGGGCATCGTCATTCTTTTGCCAGACGTATTCCGAAGAGAGCTTCAGGTCTGAGATACCAGGAACAGGCAGCCCAATCACCCGCACATCATCAACCTCCAGACCATCTCGGAGCTCAGAGGCATTGTCCGTTACGCGCATGTGCATGTAGCCAACTTGACCACCGCTCTCAAGGTTGTATTGGAGGTTTCCGCCCTTGATCTCCACACGCTCCTTGTAGTCGATCACGTCCACATCAGCTCGTGTACGCAGCGAGAATGCGTCAAAGTGGAAAGCACCATGATCAGCACTCAATACCAAGGTGTTATCGTAGGCTTTCCGGGCTCCGAACCAGTAGCCACCTTCATGCCCCTGCTCCGGATGTCCATCCGCGAGCAGAAAACCATCGCCAACGATAAAGTTCTGCCGGCCGTAGCTAATACCGACTTGATCCAGCCAACCAAGTTCCTTGGCTGTTAGCTTAAGATAACCGTCCTCCCAATCCGTGTACTCCGGATCATCACGCGTGGCCCCAAGACCATCAGTGTCGCCTCGACTGAGAGAAGAAATCGCGCTGACTTTCCCACTGAGCGTCAACTGCTCGGTCAGTGGGATAGAAAGCTCAACTCCGTATTTACCGTAGCCCTCGTATCGTTCGGCATCGCGATCAACTGGAAAGCCGAAGCTGCTTGTAGTGCCACCGAAAGCCTGGTTCTTGTGGGAAAACGCCGCTGCTCCGATTTCTAAGCTGGGCGTAAATGATACCGCCCCTACTTGAATGGGCTCTAACGCATAAGCGGAAACAGATAAGAGCGACACGATGGAACCCACCAAGCCAGTCACTTTTATTTTATTCAACTTCTTCTGCTCCTAATGTCTGGATTTACAGCTTGGATTTTTTATTTAGACAGGACACCCGAGCGAGAACACGCAAGAATACAAGCTGAGCCGTAGCCACTCACTGCTGCGCAGGAGTAAGTCAGCACTAGAAAGCATCCATGATTTCAAGACTTATATTGGGGATGCCTAGCAAAAACCTAGCACCGTGAAACTTTCGCCCCTATCCAAAATCGGCAACCCACTGGTGAGACCTGACAACGGCTGGCTACCTGGGATGCTGGTCACGACAGACAGAAGCGCCGGAGGACATCGGCGCTACCTCTCAGGGGCCTTGAGCCACACACGGCCACGCGCAAATACGCGTGCTTGAGAGCCTTAATTGAGATTGCCAATTCTGGATATTGGAGCAACCAAGGCGGGAGTAGCCTAGCTATCAAGGCCCGGATCCGACCATCCGACGCCCCCGTCCTAAACTTGAAAGCTGTGCACAATAAAGATTGGACTTTGCGTGTGAGGGATGATTGAAGGCACCTGCCTATCGAGCTACCCCTGAGTTTTCTGCCTCTCTATAACAAACACTACTGGCATACCTCCAAGAGCTGCCTAGAAGAGGGTCAAAATGAGCAAAACCGAAGTCGACGCTAGCTCAGGGATGATGCTGACTAGCCAAAGCCTGAACCAGGACTTGGTTCGCCAACTAAGCGCTTTGGCCACGGAAGAACACACTTCCTCCGATTGCTGGAGGTCAGCTCACCCGATGATCGTTGAAGCGACCGTGTGGATTCTGATCGCAGCGATCCTCTGGATCGGCACCTTGATGATCGTTGTGTAGGAGGCCAACCATGACCAAATCCAGTATCGAATTCAAAAACCATGTAGAGCAGGAGGCACTTGCAGGACGCCTTCCCGTGCTCGCCCGTGACCGTGTGTATAAGACATATGGCTCGTTTCTTTGGACATGCTGTGCATTCAGCGCAGCGACCTGGGCATTTCTGATCGGGAGCTACCTCCCATACGTTGGAGACTGGCGCCTTGGTGTGATGGGCTACGTAATCGGTCTTATGATCGGCATGGCCATTGTCACACTCGCCTCCGGCGTACCAAGCCACAAGTACGGCACCGATGTCATCGACAATGCCAAGTCATCTTTTGGCTATCGTGGAATTGTCGTTCCATTGTTCGGCCTGCTCGCCACGTTGGTTGGCTGGTCGTATGTCGTTGAAGCGCTTACCGCTCGCGGCGCAGCGAACATTGCCGCAACCATCACAGGAACCGAGGTAACCGGAACCTCTCATGAGCACCTGGTCATCGGTGTTGCTTTGGCAGCCTTGGTGCTGGTCTGGTTGATTGCAAGCAAAGGGCCCAAGCTCTTCGAGCGGCTCAATGGCTACATCGGCCCACTGCACATGTTCATCACCCTGGTGATGCTGGGCATTCTGATCCACAAGTTCGGCCTGCAGCACCTTTGGACGACACAGCTGCCTGCCGACCAGATGCTGAGCAAAGACCCTGTACAAGGGTTTGCCCTGGCGGTTGAGTTCGGCGTCTCGAACTCGATGACCTGGTGGCCCGTGATGGGTGGCCTGACCCGCCTCGTAGCGAAGCGCAAGCACGTAGTTGGCCCTTCCGTGGTTGGCGTTGGTGTCCTAGGCGCAGCGTTTGTGTCCACCGTCGCCGCCTTGGCAGCTATCAGTGCTGGCACCTATGACCCCACGATCTGGATGATCGCTGTAGGTGGCCCAATCTTCGGTTCGATCGTCATGGCAATTGTGCTGACTGCAAACATCGCAACCATGGTGGTCATGATCTACCTGGCCGGTGTGTCGGTTCAGCAGATCAAGATTTTCGCCCGACTGAAGTGGGAGCTCCTGCTGGCTGTGCTTTTGCTGCCAGGCGTCTACTTCGCCTTCAAAACCGAGTGGCTGCTCTCAGTAGTGATGAGCTGGCTGTCATACAACGGCGTCATGTTCGTCGGCATCACCGGCATCACACTCGTTGACTACTTCCTGCTTCGCCGCGAGAAGATCGATGTCACCAGCCTCTTCGCCCAAAAGGGTGGCAAGTACGAGTTCTGGGGGGGGGTGAACTGGATCGCAGTCATCATCACTATCGCCTCAACCTTCGGTTACCTGTGGCTCTACAACCCCGTCACCGTGGCCATGGCTGAACCCTTCCGCTACTTGGGCGCCTCGCTGCCAGTGATCCTGCTCTCCGGCGCGGCTTACTACCTCTGCGTTCGTCTGCTGATCGCTCCACTGCGCAAAGGTGATTACCAAGCAACCTCGGGCGCCATCAGTCGACCAAGCCTGGCCAGCCAGCAGG includes:
- a CDS encoding methyl-accepting chemotaxis protein, whose amino-acid sequence is MIATAAQEMTSTAQEVSRSAAKAAEAATEADRSVQSGQSVVQASTKTTQMLHGDLMHASEMVQALASDSEDINQILNTIRSIAEQTNLLALNAAIEAARAGEQGRGFAVVADEVRNLAMKTQSSTLEIHTMIEKLNGGIQEVVQAMDRSSNRMRESVEHAEGTTNALSAITDAVLLISDMNIQIASAAEEQSMVAEDISRNIENISLAAAEVAKEAEHTAAASEAMTQLSAQQKELVQQFKY
- a CDS encoding cytosine permease → MTKSSIEFKNHVEQEALAGRLPVLARDRVYKTYGSFLWTCCAFSAATWAFLIGSYLPYVGDWRLGVMGYVIGLMIGMAIVTLASGVPSHKYGTDVIDNAKSSFGYRGIVVPLFGLLATLVGWSYVVEALTARGAANIAATITGTEVTGTSHEHLVIGVALAALVLVWLIASKGPKLFERLNGYIGPLHMFITLVMLGILIHKFGLQHLWTTQLPADQMLSKDPVQGFALAVEFGVSNSMTWWPVMGGLTRLVAKRKHVVGPSVVGVGVLGAAFVSTVAALAAISAGTYDPTIWMIAVGGPIFGSIVMAIVLTANIATMVVMIYLAGVSVQQIKIFARLKWELLLAVLLLPGVYFAFKTEWLLSVVMSWLSYNGVMFVGITGITLVDYFLLRREKIDVTSLFAQKGGKYEFWGGVNWIAVIITIASTFGYLWLYNPVTVAMAEPFRYLGASLPVILLSGAAYYLCVRLLIAPLRKGDYQATSGAISRPSLASQQEAGTVPVSL
- a CDS encoding alginate export family protein, which encodes MNKIKVTGLVGSIVSLLSVSAYALEPIQVGAVSFTPSLEIGAAAFSHKNQAFGGTTSSFGFPVDRDAERYEGYGKYGVELSIPLTEQLTLSGKVSAISSLSRGDTDGLGATRDDPEYTDWEDGYLKLTAKELGWLDQVGISYGRQNFIVGDGFLLADGHPEQGHEGGYWFGARKAYDNTLVLSADHGAFHFDAFSLRTRADVDVIDYKERVEIKGGNLQYNLESGGQVGYMHMRVTDNASELRDGLEVDDVRVIGLPVPGISDLKLSSEYVWQKNDDARAHGWYAGASYTFSQVPWQPKVAYKYSEFSRGYDPLFYGSSGEWGTWVQGEVVGEYMLFNNNQTTSQFKLTLHPVETVTAGAVLYKFDFKDKPDGVNSKDFAKELDLYVDWAPDAHWIVGGLIGVAKPGQGAEDLFGSRDTSHLFQAYAVYSF
- a CDS encoding ethanolamine utilization protein EutH, which gives rise to MQDLGNYVIYVIMFFVGVGALAAIRDDRQGLGAEFVAGIHTIGQLFIPIAGVMAAVPFLTVLIEKTAGPLFGAMGADPAMAVTTMLSVDMGGYQLTHALANSNESWIMASINGFMLGPNVVFTIPVALALLPKSEHKYLALGMMAGIISIPVGVLAVVFLIDAMGTPIRAEISTTAASDLQLHFDLGTVATNIAPLVIVVLLLAAGLRFAPNLMIKGFMVFGRCADAAMKIVLALSIIQLSTGAFTSLLGQWGFDPIIADAKDQFRALEICGYIAFMLAGAFPMVYCIQKYLSKPLEVVGSKLGLSAIGSAGIVATTANPLALLRLIPDMSPRDKVMTIAYTCCGAWVLGDALAYIANFQPTLIVPLMLGKIFGAVVGLGLATWLSVPRAIELAQEDMPARAEPVMLATS
- a CDS encoding NAD(P)-binding domain-containing protein; the protein is MSKTVTVIGTGLMGSAFANTLLKAGTKVTVWDGRPATAAGVVANGATLASSFADAVNASDVVLSIISSASGGAALFQENASKLDLSNRYVINLSTAMPEDGELFRSVVEGNGGNFINGAITSYPDLIGGPYTIVQYAGNPDVWTQVEQTMKPVAPEGTLYTGEDLAVPCTVDAAMTGSFYAVGLAGFLEAAAYAKTHGVNASQLGDFADKCIDLLRYKVKKSIKEIESNDFSTIQATVDVYLDAVIQWRDALRASGLRASLIAAVADDLTETQKAGHGDLGFCAQYLTAKNQ